One genomic segment of Borrelia coriaceae includes these proteins:
- the murB gene encoding UDP-N-acetylmuramate dehydrogenase, translated as MSKNINNFLKKINIKPKTEDLTNYTTYKIGGISKLFLAPKTIKDTEYIFKAAIEEKTKIFILGGGSNLLINDEEEIDFPIIYTGHLNKIELQDNQIIAECGTNFEDLCNFAMQNELSGLEFIYGLPGTLGGAIWMNARCFGNEISEILDQIMFINEDGKTICKKFEKSEFAYKTSPFQNKNTLILKATLNLTKSNKKHIEEVMKKNKQNRIDKGHYLFPSSGSTFKNNKKFLKPTGKIIEECNLKGLKIGGALVSNYHGNFIINSNNASSKDIKALIARVKTEVKRKTGFLLEEEVLYIGFDDKN; from the coding sequence ATGTCTAAAAACATAAATAATTTCCTTAAAAAGATTAATATTAAACCTAAAACAGAAGATCTTACAAACTACACAACCTATAAAATAGGAGGAATTTCCAAATTATTCTTAGCACCTAAGACAATCAAAGATACAGAATATATCTTTAAAGCAGCAATAGAAGAAAAAACTAAAATATTTATTTTGGGCGGAGGCTCCAATCTGCTAATAAACGATGAAGAAGAAATTGATTTTCCCATAATATACACTGGTCACTTAAACAAAATTGAACTTCAAGACAACCAAATTATTGCTGAATGTGGAACCAATTTTGAAGACTTATGTAATTTTGCAATGCAAAATGAATTAAGTGGCTTAGAATTTATATACGGACTTCCTGGAACACTTGGAGGCGCAATTTGGATGAATGCCAGATGTTTTGGAAACGAAATCTCTGAAATATTAGATCAGATAATGTTTATAAATGAAGATGGCAAAACTATCTGCAAAAAATTCGAAAAAAGTGAATTTGCATACAAAACTTCCCCATTCCAAAACAAAAATACTTTAATATTAAAGGCAACCCTAAACTTAACAAAAAGCAATAAAAAACATATTGAAGAGGTCATGAAAAAAAATAAACAAAATAGAATAGACAAAGGGCACTATCTCTTTCCAAGTAGCGGGAGCACATTTAAAAATAATAAAAAATTCTTAAAACCTACCGGCAAAATAATTGAAGAATGTAACTTAAAAGGACTAAAAATTGGAGGAGCGTTGGTCTCAAACTATCACGGAAATTTCATTATAAATAGTAACAATGCCAGCTCAAAAGATATTAAAGCCCTTATTGCAAGAGTAAAGACTGAAGTCAAAAGAAAAACGGGATTTTTACTTGAAGAAGAAGTGCTATACATTGGATTTGACGACAAAAATTAG
- a CDS encoding cysteine--tRNA ligase, whose amino-acid sequence MLLRLYNTKTKSLSEVKNFSDTKVYACGPTVYNYAHIGNLRTYIFEDLLIKSLRLLKYNVNYAMNITDIGHLTGDFDEGEDKVVKAAKERGLTVYEISRFFTEAFFCDCAKLNIVRPDKVLIASEYIAIMIEVVKVLEQNGFTYFVNGNVYFDISRFKCYGQMAGISLNNFGDSSVSRVDVDPSKKNKSDFVLWFTNSKFKDQEMKWDSPWGFGYPSWHLECAAMNLDYFKHTLDIHLGGVDHIGVHHINEIAIVECYLGKMWCDMFVHGEFLIMEDEKMSKSNNNFITIKDLETAGFLPLDFRYFCLTAHYRTQLKFTFNNLKACKVARENMLNKLTFIYSSLTQLDLALLSENSDNIESVLENRYYDNFLEKIAFDLNIPQVLALLWDIIKDDNLHALSKLKLAFKFDEVLSLGLKEGVLREIEKDRVDIDDSMNFLLEERRFAKLSKDFKRADEIRDYFRSKGFVLIDTENGTKVKRG is encoded by the coding sequence ATGCTTCTTAGGTTATATAATACGAAAACAAAGAGTTTATCTGAAGTAAAGAATTTTAGTGATACTAAAGTCTATGCCTGTGGGCCTACTGTTTATAATTATGCCCATATAGGCAATCTTAGAACGTATATTTTTGAAGATCTGCTTATTAAGTCTTTAAGGTTGTTAAAATATAATGTTAACTATGCAATGAATATTACCGATATTGGTCATTTAACGGGTGACTTTGATGAGGGAGAAGATAAAGTAGTTAAGGCTGCAAAAGAGAGAGGACTTACGGTTTATGAAATTAGCAGGTTTTTTACAGAGGCTTTTTTTTGTGACTGTGCAAAATTGAATATAGTCCGTCCTGATAAAGTACTTATTGCAAGTGAATATATTGCGATCATGATAGAGGTGGTCAAAGTCCTTGAGCAAAATGGGTTTACTTATTTTGTTAATGGTAATGTTTATTTTGATATTTCTCGTTTTAAATGTTATGGTCAGATGGCTGGCATTAGTCTAAATAATTTTGGGGATTCTTCTGTATCTAGAGTTGATGTAGATCCGTCAAAGAAGAATAAGTCGGATTTTGTTTTGTGGTTTACAAATTCAAAATTTAAAGATCAGGAAATGAAATGGGATTCACCTTGGGGATTTGGTTATCCAAGTTGGCATTTAGAATGTGCAGCAATGAATTTAGATTATTTTAAACATACTCTTGATATTCATTTAGGAGGAGTTGATCATATTGGGGTGCATCACATAAATGAAATAGCCATAGTAGAATGTTACTTAGGTAAAATGTGGTGTGATATGTTTGTTCATGGTGAGTTTTTAATTATGGAAGATGAGAAAATGTCAAAATCAAATAATAATTTTATTACCATTAAAGACTTAGAAACTGCTGGATTTTTGCCTTTAGATTTTAGATATTTTTGTTTAACTGCACATTATAGAACTCAACTTAAGTTTACGTTTAATAATCTGAAAGCTTGCAAGGTGGCTAGGGAAAACATGCTTAATAAATTGACGTTTATCTATTCTTCATTAACTCAACTTGATCTTGCATTACTCAGTGAAAATTCTGATAACATTGAATCTGTTTTAGAGAATAGATATTATGATAATTTTTTGGAAAAAATAGCTTTTGATTTAAATATTCCTCAGGTATTAGCCTTGCTATGGGATATCATTAAAGATGATAATTTGCATGCTCTCTCAAAACTTAAACTTGCATTTAAGTTTGATGAGGTTTTATCTCTTGGCTTAAAAGAAGGTGTCCTTAGAGAGATTGAAAAAGATAGGGTAGATATTGATGATTCTATGAATTTTTTACTGGAAGAGAGACGGTTTGCCAAGTTGAGCAAAGATTTTAAGCGTGCCGATGAGATTAGAGACTATTTTCGTTCTAAAGGTTTTGTGTTAATTGATACTGAAAATGGGACTAAGGTTAAAAGAGGGTAA